From a single Streptomyces sp. 1331.2 genomic region:
- the nusG gene encoding transcription termination/antitermination protein NusG, whose translation MSESPLYDADETVREADVAAELDAAELAVDAESAEQIADAADSDEDEVEAYDEAEAGESAGEAALDVEGEVEAAAEEGEVEAAAEETEAEVEAEEPAVEVDPVAKFREDLRFMPGEWYVIHTYAGYENRVKQNLEQRAVSLNVEEYIFQAEVPQEEVVQIKNGDRKTIRQNKLPGYVLVRMDLTPESWGVVRNTPGVTGFVGNAYDPYPLTLDEVVKMLAPDVERQAAKEAGKPSPVKPSEIQVLDFEVGDSVTVTDGPFATLQATINEINPDSKKVKGLVEIFGRETPVELSFDQIQKN comes from the coding sequence GTGTCTGAGTCCCCCCTGTACGACGCCGACGAGACCGTCCGCGAGGCGGATGTCGCCGCCGAGCTGGACGCGGCCGAGCTGGCTGTCGACGCCGAGTCCGCCGAGCAGATCGCGGACGCCGCGGACAGCGACGAGGACGAGGTCGAGGCGTACGACGAGGCTGAGGCCGGCGAGTCCGCCGGGGAGGCCGCGCTGGACGTGGAGGGCGAGGTCGAGGCCGCCGCCGAGGAGGGCGAGGTCGAGGCCGCCGCCGAGGAGACCGAGGCCGAGGTCGAGGCCGAGGAGCCGGCCGTCGAGGTCGACCCGGTCGCCAAGTTCCGCGAGGACCTGCGCTTCATGCCGGGCGAGTGGTACGTGATCCACACCTACGCCGGCTACGAGAACCGGGTGAAGCAGAACCTGGAGCAGCGCGCCGTCTCGCTGAACGTCGAGGAGTACATCTTCCAGGCCGAGGTGCCGCAGGAGGAGGTCGTCCAGATCAAGAACGGCGACCGCAAGACCATCCGCCAGAACAAGCTCCCCGGCTACGTCCTGGTGCGCATGGACCTCACCCCGGAGTCCTGGGGCGTCGTGCGCAACACCCCGGGTGTCACCGGCTTCGTCGGCAACGCCTACGACCCGTACCCGCTGACGCTGGACGAGGTCGTCAAGATGCTCGCCCCGGACGTCGAGCGCCAGGCGGCCAAGGAGGCCGGCAAGCCCTCGCCGGTCAAGCCGAGCGAGATCCAGGTGCTGGACTTCGAGGTCGGCGACTCGGTCACCGTCACCGACGGCCCGTTCGCGACCCTGCAGGCGACCATCAACGAGATCAACCCCGACTCGAAGAAGGTCAAGGGCCTGGTCGAGATCTTCGGCCGGGAGACCCCGGTCGAGCTCTCCTTCGACCAGATCCAGAAGAACTAG
- a CDS encoding pyridoxal phosphate-dependent aminotransferase yields the protein MSASTPQPDQSIRPADRRVSARIGAIAESATLAVDAKAKALKAAGRPVIGFGAGEPDFPTPDYIVEAAVEACRDPKNHRYTPAGGLPELKAAIAAKTLRDSGYQVDASQVLVTNGGKQAIYEAFAAILDPGDEVIVPAPYWTTYPESIQLAGGVPVEVVADETTGYKVSVEQLEAARTENTKVVLFVSPSNPTGAVYTRDEAEAIGRWALEHGLWVLTDEIYEHLVYGDATFTSLPALLPALADKCIVVNGVAKTYAMTGWRVGWVIGPKDVIKAATNLQSHATSNVSNVAQRAALAAVAGDLSAVHEMRTAFDRRRRTIVRMLNEIDGVVCPEPEGAFYAYPSVKGLLGKEIRGQRPQTSAELASLILDEVEVAAVPGEAFGTPGYLRFSYALGDEDLVEGISRIQKLLGEARD from the coding sequence ATGAGCGCTTCCACCCCGCAGCCCGACCAGTCCATCCGCCCCGCCGACCGCCGGGTCTCCGCCCGGATCGGCGCGATCGCCGAGTCCGCGACCCTCGCCGTGGACGCCAAGGCCAAGGCCCTCAAGGCGGCCGGCCGACCGGTGATCGGCTTCGGCGCCGGCGAGCCCGACTTCCCGACGCCGGACTACATCGTCGAGGCGGCCGTCGAGGCCTGCCGCGACCCGAAGAACCACCGTTACACCCCGGCGGGTGGCCTGCCCGAGCTGAAGGCCGCGATCGCCGCGAAGACGCTGCGCGACTCCGGCTACCAGGTGGACGCTTCCCAGGTACTGGTCACCAACGGCGGCAAGCAGGCGATCTACGAGGCCTTCGCGGCGATCCTGGACCCGGGCGACGAGGTCATCGTCCCGGCCCCGTACTGGACCACCTACCCGGAGTCGATCCAGCTCGCGGGCGGTGTGCCGGTGGAGGTCGTCGCGGACGAGACCACCGGCTACAAGGTCTCGGTCGAGCAGCTGGAGGCCGCCCGCACCGAGAACACCAAGGTGGTGCTCTTCGTCTCGCCGTCCAACCCGACCGGCGCGGTGTACACCCGGGACGAGGCCGAGGCGATCGGCCGCTGGGCGCTGGAGCACGGCCTCTGGGTGCTCACCGACGAGATCTACGAGCACCTGGTCTACGGCGACGCGACCTTCACCTCGCTCCCGGCCCTGCTGCCCGCGCTGGCCGACAAGTGCATCGTGGTCAACGGCGTCGCCAAGACCTACGCGATGACCGGCTGGCGGGTGGGCTGGGTGATCGGCCCCAAGGACGTCATCAAGGCCGCGACCAACCTGCAGTCGCACGCCACCTCGAACGTCTCCAACGTCGCCCAGCGCGCCGCCCTGGCCGCCGTGGCCGGCGACCTGTCCGCCGTGCACGAGATGCGCACCGCCTTCGACCGCCGCCGCCGGACCATCGTGCGGATGCTCAACGAGATCGACGGCGTCGTCTGCCCCGAGCCCGAGGGCGCCTTCTACGCCTACCCCTCGGTCAAGGGCCTGCTGGGCAAGGAGATCCGCGGTCAGCGCCCGCAGACCTCCGCCGAGCTGGCGAGCCTGATCCTGGACGAGGTCGAGGTCGCCGCCGTCCCCGGTGAGGCCTTCGGCACCCCCGGCTACCTGCGGTTCTCCTACGCGCTCGGCGACGAGGACCTGGTCGAGGGCATCAGCCGGATCCAGAAGCTGCTCGGCGAGGCCCGCGACTGA
- the rpoB gene encoding DNA-directed RNA polymerase subunit beta → MAAPRNASNNSAASTAPLRVSFAKIKEPLEVPNLLALQTESFDWLLGNAAWKSRVEAALENGQDVPTKSGLEEIFEEISPIEDFSGSMSLTFRDHRFEPPKNSIDECKDRDFTYAAPLFVTAEFTNNETGEIKSQTVFMGDFPLMTHKGTFVINGTERVVVSQLVRSPGVYFDSTLDKVSDKEIYSCKVIPSRGAWLEMEIDKRDMVGVRIDRKRKQSVTVLLKALGWTNEMILEEFGEYESMRNTLEKDHTQGQDDALLDIYRKLRPGEPPTREAAQTLLENLYFNPKRYDLAKVGRYKVNRKLGNAESLDSGVLTEPDIIGAIKYLVKLHAGETEWRDGEGRDIVVEVDDIDHFGNRRLRNVGELIQNQVRTGLARMERVVRERMTTQDVEAITPQTLINIRPVVASIKEFFGTSQLSQFMDQTNPLSGLTHKRRLSALGPGGLSRERAGFEVRDVHPSHYGRMCPIETPEGPNIGLIGSLASYGRVNAFGFIETPYRKVIDGVVTEQVDYLTADEEDRYVIAQANAPLTAELTFAEPRVLVRRRGGEIDYIPGTEIDYMDVSPRQMVSVATAMIPFLEHDDANRALMGSNMMRQAVPLLKSEAPLVGTGMEYRCAVDAADVITAEKAGVVQEVSADYVTVANDDGTYTTYRAAKFTRSNQGTSFNQKVLVDEGARVEAGQVLADGPCTDEGEMALGKNLLVAFMSWEGHNYEDAIILSQRLVQDDVLSSIHIEEHEVDARDTKLGPEEITRDIPNVSEEVLADLDERGIIRIGADVVTGDILVGKVTPKGETELTPEERLLRAIFGEKAREVRDTSLKVPHGESGKVIGVRVFDREEGDELPPGVNQLVRVYVAQKRKITNGDKLAGRHGNKGVISKILPVEDMPFLEDGTPVDIILNPLGVPSRMNPGQVLEIHLGWLAKQGWDVSGLADEWAQRLQAIGADQVDGGTNLATPVFDGAREDEITGLLDNTTLTRDGERLVNSTGKARLFDGRSGEPFPMPISVGYMYILKLHHLVDDKLHARSTGPYSMITQQPLGGKAQFGGQRFGEMEVWALEAYGAAYALQELLTIKSDDVLGRVKVYEAIVKGENIPEPGIPESFKVLIKEMQSLCLNVEVLSSDGQSIEMRDSDEDVFRAAEELGIDLSRREPSSVEEV, encoded by the coding sequence TTGGCCGCGCCGCGCAACGCCTCGAACAATTCCGCCGCATCCACCGCCCCGCTCCGCGTCTCCTTCGCGAAGATCAAGGAGCCCCTTGAGGTCCCGAACCTCCTGGCCCTGCAGACCGAGAGCTTTGACTGGCTGCTCGGCAACGCGGCCTGGAAGTCCCGGGTCGAGGCGGCGCTGGAGAACGGTCAGGACGTCCCCACCAAGTCCGGTCTGGAGGAGATCTTCGAGGAGATCTCGCCGATCGAGGACTTCAGCGGGTCGATGTCCCTGACCTTCCGCGACCACCGTTTCGAGCCGCCGAAGAACTCCATTGACGAGTGCAAGGACCGCGACTTCACGTACGCGGCTCCGCTCTTCGTCACGGCCGAGTTCACCAACAACGAGACCGGTGAGATCAAGTCTCAGACGGTCTTCATGGGCGACTTCCCGCTCATGACCCACAAGGGCACGTTCGTGATCAACGGCACCGAGCGTGTCGTCGTGTCGCAGCTGGTCCGCTCCCCGGGTGTGTACTTCGACTCCACCCTGGACAAGGTCTCCGACAAGGAGATCTACTCCTGCAAGGTCATCCCCTCGCGTGGTGCCTGGCTGGAGATGGAGATCGACAAGCGCGACATGGTCGGCGTCCGCATCGACCGCAAGCGCAAGCAGTCCGTCACCGTGCTGCTCAAGGCCCTCGGCTGGACCAACGAGATGATTCTCGAAGAGTTCGGCGAGTACGAGTCGATGCGCAACACCCTGGAGAAGGACCACACCCAGGGCCAGGACGACGCGCTGCTGGACATCTACCGCAAGCTGCGTCCGGGCGAGCCGCCGACGCGCGAGGCCGCGCAGACGCTTCTGGAGAACCTGTACTTCAACCCGAAGCGCTACGACCTGGCCAAGGTCGGCCGCTACAAGGTCAACCGCAAGCTGGGCAACGCCGAGTCGCTGGACTCCGGCGTGCTCACCGAGCCCGACATCATCGGTGCGATCAAGTACCTGGTGAAGCTGCACGCGGGCGAGACCGAGTGGCGTGACGGCGAGGGCCGCGACATCGTGGTCGAGGTCGACGACATCGACCACTTCGGCAACCGTCGCCTGCGCAACGTCGGCGAGCTCATCCAGAACCAGGTCCGTACGGGTCTCGCCCGCATGGAGCGCGTCGTGCGCGAGCGCATGACCACCCAGGACGTCGAGGCGATCACGCCGCAGACCCTGATCAACATCCGGCCGGTCGTCGCCTCCATCAAGGAGTTCTTCGGCACCAGCCAGCTGTCGCAGTTCATGGACCAGACGAACCCGCTGTCGGGCCTGACCCACAAGCGTCGTCTGTCCGCCCTCGGCCCCGGTGGTCTCTCCCGTGAGCGCGCCGGCTTCGAGGTCCGTGACGTGCACCCCTCGCACTACGGCCGCATGTGTCCGATCGAGACCCCGGAAGGCCCGAACATCGGTCTGATCGGGTCGCTGGCCTCGTACGGCCGGGTCAACGCGTTCGGTTTCATCGAGACCCCGTACCGCAAGGTCATCGACGGTGTCGTCACCGAGCAGGTCGACTACCTCACCGCCGACGAGGAGGACCGCTACGTCATCGCGCAGGCCAACGCCCCGCTGACGGCGGAGCTGACCTTCGCGGAGCCGCGCGTCCTGGTCCGCCGCCGTGGTGGCGAGATCGACTACATCCCCGGCACCGAGATCGACTACATGGACGTCTCGCCGCGCCAGATGGTGTCGGTCGCGACCGCCATGATCCCGTTCCTTGAGCACGACGACGCCAACCGCGCGCTCATGGGCTCGAACATGATGCGCCAGGCGGTGCCGCTGCTGAAGAGCGAGGCCCCGCTGGTCGGTACCGGCATGGAGTACCGCTGTGCCGTCGACGCCGCCGACGTGATCACCGCCGAGAAGGCCGGTGTGGTCCAGGAGGTCTCGGCCGACTACGTCACCGTGGCCAACGACGACGGCACGTACACCACGTACCGCGCCGCCAAGTTCACCCGCTCCAACCAGGGCACCTCCTTCAACCAGAAGGTGCTCGTGGACGAGGGCGCCCGGGTCGAGGCCGGCCAGGTGCTGGCTGACGGCCCGTGCACCGACGAGGGCGAGATGGCCCTCGGCAAGAACCTGCTCGTGGCGTTCATGTCGTGGGAGGGTCACAACTACGAGGACGCGATCATCCTGTCGCAGCGCCTCGTGCAGGACGACGTCCTCTCCTCGATCCACATCGAGGAGCACGAGGTCGACGCCCGTGACACCAAGCTCGGCCCCGAGGAGATCACCCGGGACATCCCGAACGTCTCCGAGGAGGTCCTCGCCGACCTCGACGAGCGCGGCATCATCCGCATCGGCGCCGACGTCGTCACCGGCGACATCCTGGTCGGCAAGGTCACCCCGAAGGGTGAGACCGAGCTGACCCCCGAGGAGCGTCTGCTCCGCGCGATCTTCGGCGAGAAGGCCCGTGAGGTCCGTGACACCTCGCTGAAGGTCCCGCACGGTGAGTCCGGCAAGGTCATCGGCGTGCGCGTGTTCGACCGCGAGGAGGGCGACGAGCTCCCCCCGGGTGTCAACCAGCTGGTCCGCGTCTACGTGGCCCAGAAGCGCAAGATCACCAACGGTGACAAGCTCGCCGGCCGTCACGGCAACAAGGGCGTCATCTCCAAGATCCTGCCGGTCGAGGACATGCCGTTCCTGGAGGACGGCACCCCGGTCGACATCATCCTCAACCCGCTGGGTGTCCCGTCCCGAATGAACCCGGGACAGGTCCTGGAGATCCACCTCGGGTGGCTCGCCAAGCAGGGCTGGGACGTCTCAGGCCTCGCCGACGAGTGGGCCCAGCGCCTGCAGGCGATCGGCGCCGACCAGGTCGACGGTGGCACCAACCTCGCCACCCCGGTCTTCGACGGCGCCCGCGAGGACGAGATCACCGGCCTGCTGGACAACACCACCCTCACCCGTGACGGTGAGCGCCTGGTGAACTCCACCGGCAAGGCCCGGCTGTTCGACGGCCGCTCCGGCGAGCCGTTCCCGATGCCGATCTCGGTCGGCTACATGTACATCCTCAAGCTGCACCACCTGGTCGACGACAAGCTCCACGCCCGCTCGACCGGCCCGTACTCGATGATCACCCAGCAGCCGCTCGGTGGTAAGGCGCAGTTCGGTGGTCAGCGCTTCGGTGAGATGGAGGTGTGGGCCCTTGAGGCGTACGGCGCGGCCTACGCGCTGCAGGAGCTGCTCACCATCAAGTCCGACGACGTGCTCGGCCGCGTGAAGGTCTACGAGGCCATCGTCAAGGGCGAGAACATCCCCGAGCCCGGCATTCCCGAGTCCTTCAAGGTCCTCATCAAGGAAATGCAGTCGCTCTGCCTCAACGTGGAGGTGCTGTCCTCGGACGGCCAGTCCATCGAGATGCGGGACTCCGACGAGGACGTGTTCCGCGCCGCCGAGGAGCTCGGCATCGACCTGTCCCGGCGCGAGCCGAGCAGCGTCGAAGAGGTCTGA
- the rplA gene encoding 50S ribosomal protein L1, with translation MKRSKALKAADAQVDRERLYAPLEAVRLAKATSTTKFDGTVEVAMRLGVDPRKADQMVRSTVILPHGTGKTARVLVFATGDRAEAARAAGADIVGSDELIDEVAKGRLDFDAVVATPDLMGKVGRLGRVLGPRGLMPNPKTGTVTPDVAKAVNDIKGGKIEFRVDKHSNLHFIIGKASFTDEQLVENYAAALDEVLRAKPSAAKGRYIKKTAFSTTMGPGIQVDPNRTRNLLVEEDPAAV, from the coding sequence ATGAAGCGCAGCAAGGCTCTGAAGGCCGCGGACGCCCAGGTCGACCGCGAGCGCCTTTACGCCCCCCTCGAGGCCGTCCGCCTCGCCAAGGCCACCAGCACCACCAAGTTCGACGGCACCGTCGAGGTCGCCATGCGTCTGGGCGTCGACCCGCGCAAGGCCGACCAGATGGTCCGCAGCACCGTGATCCTCCCGCACGGCACCGGTAAGACCGCTCGGGTCCTGGTCTTCGCGACCGGCGACCGTGCCGAGGCCGCGCGTGCTGCCGGCGCCGACATCGTCGGCTCCGACGAGCTCATCGACGAGGTCGCCAAGGGCCGTCTGGACTTCGACGCCGTCGTCGCCACCCCGGACCTCATGGGCAAGGTCGGCCGCCTCGGCCGCGTGCTCGGTCCCCGTGGTCTGATGCCGAACCCGAAGACCGGCACCGTGACCCCGGACGTCGCCAAGGCTGTCAACGACATCAAGGGCGGCAAGATCGAGTTCCGCGTCGACAAGCACTCGAACCTGCACTTCATCATCGGTAAGGCCTCCTTCACCGACGAGCAGCTGGTCGAGAACTACGCCGCCGCGCTGGACGAGGTGCTCCGCGCCAAGCCGTCCGCCGCCAAGGGCCGCTACATCAAGAAGACCGCGTTCTCGACCACCATGGGCCCCGGCATCCAGGTGGACCCGAACCGCACCCGCAACCTCCTCGTCGAGGAGGACCCGGCCGCGGTCTGA
- the rplK gene encoding 50S ribosomal protein L11 → MPPKKKKVTGLIKLQINAGAANPAPPVGPALGQHGVNIMEFCKAYNAATESQRGMIVPVEITVYEDRSFTFITKTPPAARLILKAAGIEKGSSEPHKTKVAKLTSAQVRDIATTKMPDLNANDLDAAEKIIAGTARSMGITVEG, encoded by the coding sequence ATGCCTCCCAAGAAGAAGAAGGTCACGGGGCTTATCAAGCTCCAGATCAACGCCGGTGCGGCCAACCCGGCGCCGCCGGTCGGCCCCGCGCTGGGCCAGCACGGCGTCAACATCATGGAGTTCTGCAAGGCCTACAACGCTGCGACCGAGTCGCAGCGCGGCATGATCGTGCCGGTGGAGATCACGGTCTACGAGGACCGTTCCTTCACCTTCATCACGAAGACGCCGCCGGCCGCGCGCCTCATCCTGAAGGCCGCCGGTATCGAGAAGGGCTCCAGCGAGCCGCACAAGACCAAGGTCGCCAAGCTCACCAGCGCCCAGGTCCGCGACATCGCCACCACCAAGATGCCCGACCTGAACGCCAACGACCTGGACGCGGCGGAGAAGATCATCGCCGGCACCGCCCGGTCGATGGGCATCACCGTCGAGGGCTGA
- the secE gene encoding preprotein translocase subunit SecE: MTETTGSTATPESGNPEGADGAAETTPADGEKKSGKREKKSGKRAKKGLFARIGLFYRQIIAELRKVVWPTRSELTNYTAVVVTFVVVMMAIVAGLDYGFSKLSLWIFG, translated from the coding sequence GTGACGGAGACCACGGGCTCCACCGCAACGCCTGAGAGCGGCAACCCTGAGGGTGCCGACGGCGCTGCCGAGACCACGCCTGCCGACGGCGAGAAGAAGTCGGGCAAGCGGGAGAAGAAGTCCGGCAAGCGGGCCAAGAAGGGCCTCTTCGCCCGGATCGGCCTGTTCTACCGCCAGATCATCGCGGAGCTGCGCAAGGTCGTCTGGCCGACCCGGAGCGAGCTGACCAACTACACCGCGGTCGTGGTCACGTTCGTCGTGGTCATGATGGCCATCGTGGCCGGTCTGGACTACGGCTTCTCCAAGCTGAGCCTCTGGATCTTCGGCTGA
- the rplJ gene encoding 50S ribosomal protein L10, with the protein MARPDKAAAVAEITDKFRGSSAALLTEYRGLSVKQVKTLRRSLGDNAEYAVVKNTLTKIAANEVGITELDDLFTGPTAVAFVTGDPVESAKALRDFAKENPALIIKGGVLDGKALSADEIKKLADLESREVLLAKLAGALKAKQSQAAALFQALPSKLVRTVDALRDKVEQGGAGTPAPAAEDEAAE; encoded by the coding sequence ATGGCCAGGCCCGACAAGGCTGCCGCCGTCGCCGAGATCACGGACAAGTTCCGTGGCTCCTCCGCGGCGCTGCTCACCGAGTACCGCGGTCTCTCGGTGAAGCAGGTCAAGACCCTGCGTCGCTCGCTCGGCGACAACGCCGAGTACGCCGTGGTGAAGAACACGCTGACCAAGATTGCGGCCAATGAGGTCGGGATCACGGAGCTCGACGACCTGTTCACTGGTCCGACGGCTGTCGCCTTCGTCACCGGTGACCCGGTGGAGTCGGCGAAGGCTCTGCGTGACTTCGCCAAGGAGAACCCCGCTCTCATCATCAAGGGCGGTGTCCTTGACGGTAAGGCGCTGTCCGCCGATGAGATCAAGAAGCTCGCGGACCTCGAGTCCCGCGAGGTGCTGCTCGCCAAGCTGGCGGGTGCCCTGAAGGCCAAGCAGTCCCAGGCTGCCGCGCTCTTCCAGGCCCTGCCGTCGAAGCTCGTCCGCACTGTGGACGCGCTGCGCGACAAGGTCGAGCAGGGCGGTGCCGGTACGCCGGCTCCCGCCGCCGAGGACGAGGCCGCGGAGTAA
- the rplL gene encoding 50S ribosomal protein L7/L12, with protein MAKLTQDELLAQFEELTLIELAAFVKAFEEKFDVTAAAPAAAVVVAGAAGGAAEAAEEQDEFDVILDGAGDKKIQVIKEVRTLTSLGLKEAKDLVDTAGAKVLEKVAKDVAEKAKAALEAAGAKVTVK; from the coding sequence ATGGCGAAGCTGACCCAGGACGAGCTGCTCGCGCAGTTCGAGGAGCTCACCCTCATCGAGCTCGCCGCCTTCGTGAAGGCCTTCGAGGAGAAGTTCGACGTCACCGCTGCCGCCCCGGCCGCCGCCGTCGTCGTTGCCGGTGCCGCCGGTGGCGCCGCTGAGGCCGCTGAGGAGCAGGACGAGTTCGACGTCATCCTCGACGGTGCCGGCGACAAGAAGATCCAGGTCATCAAGGAGGTGCGCACCCTGACCTCCCTCGGCCTGAAGGAGGCCAAGGACCTCGTTGACACCGCTGGTGCCAAGGTCCTGGAGAAGGTTGCCAAGGACGTTGCCGAGAAGGCCAAGGCTGCCCTTGAGGCCGCCGGCGCCAAGGTCACCGTCAAGTGA